A portion of the Lolium rigidum isolate FL_2022 chromosome 1, APGP_CSIRO_Lrig_0.1, whole genome shotgun sequence genome contains these proteins:
- the LOC124699932 gene encoding G-type lectin S-receptor-like serine/threonine-protein kinase B120 isoform X1, translating into MDSLPIHIIISLVCWSFCLLPFSASSDSRLLPGKPLSAATTIISDDGTFFLGFFSPSSSSSSTKHYYVGIWYKNTHRDNVVWVANRAIPIADPSSATLTLTNRSNLALSDTNGHLLWMTNVSTTSSSSPEATGGEATLENSGNLIIRSSQGNILWQSFDYPTDTLLPHMNLRINHKTHALQQLISWRNPQDPSPGNFSYGADPGEFLQRFIWNGSRPYRRSPVWNNYLVVGPYLESIKSTLYFTLQHIDDEVYISFGLPVPSVSSSVLVLVKMDYSGKVRIIIWNSNMSKWTDLQSEPNQECNKFGYCGPFGYCDNTQPIVTCKCLDGFEPNNKQDWTASRFSQGCRRMEALVCDQGDGFLNLSTMKVPDKFLYVKNRSFNECRAECTSNCSCMAYAYANMSAKAINGDETRCLLWMGDLVDTEKLSGQGENLYIRVNRLSDKNWSGNVLKIALPVVSSLLIIICACLVWICKSGGKRRNKEIWKKMMSGTSITAAELRDGNLKYPFISFREIVLATNNFSNSNMLGHGGFGSVYKGILGDEEIAVKRLSKGSGQGALEFRNEVILIAKLQHQNLVRLLGFCIHGDEKLLIYEYLTNKSLDAFLFADATRKSIFGWPIRFEIIKGVARGLLYLHQDSRLKIIHRDLKASNILLDAEMSPKISDFGMARIFDGNQQQGNTNRVVGTYGYMSPEYALEGVFSSKSDVYSFGVLLLEIVSGSKISSMHLKADFPNIIAYAWSLWKDGSTKDFVDSSIVESYSLNETSRCIHIGLLCVQNSPNARPLMSSIVSFLENGDISLPHPTQPIYFAGNNYETDGAAQDTVNSADNMSITVLEGR; encoded by the exons ATGGATTCCCTTCCTATACACATAATCATCTCTCTTGTCTGTTGGTCATTTTGTTTATTGCCATTCTCTGCATCATCCGACAGCCGCCTTCTTCCCGGCAAGCCGCTTTCTGCTGCCACCACCATCATCTCCGACGACGGCACTTTTTTCCTGGGATTCTTCTCCCCatccagctccagctccagcaCAAAACATTACTACGTCGGCATATGGTACAAGAACACACACAGGGACAACGTTGTGTGGGTTGCCAACCGTGCCATACCAATCGCCGATCCTTCTTCTGCAACACTCACCTTGACCAACAGATCCAATCTCGCCTTGTCAGACACCAACGGCCATCTTCTCTGGATGACAAACGTCAGCACCACGAGCAGTTCATCGCCAGAGGCAACTGGTGGAGAAGCCACTCTTGAAAACAGCGGGAATTTAATCATTCGGTCATCACAGGGCAACATCTTATGGCAAAGCTTTGATTACCCGACCGACACACTCCTTCCACACATGAATCTCAGAATCAACCACAAGACGCATGCACTACAACAGCTCATCTCTTGGAGAAACCCCCAAGACCCATCACCGGGCAACTTCTCGTACGGTGCAGACCCTGGTGAGTTTCTGCAGCGTTTTATATGGAATGGGTCAAGGCCATACCGGCGCAGTCCAGTATGGAATAACTATTTGGTAGTCGGGCCATACCTCGAGAGTATCAAGTCCACACTTTACTTTACACTGCAACATATAGATGATGAGGTCTACATTTCCTTTGGGCTACCAGTGCCAAGTGTGTCCTCATCGGTGCTAGTGTTAGTGAAGATGGACTACTCAGGCAAGGTAAGGATAATAATCTGGAATAGCAACATGTCCAAATGGACTGACCTGCAGTCAGAACCTAACCAGGAATGCAACAAATTTGGATATTGTGGTCCATTTGGTTACTGCGATAACACACAGCCTATTGTGACGTGCAAGTGTCTTGATGGCTTTGAGCCAAACAACAAACAGGATTGGACCGCAAGTAGGTTTTCGCAGGGATGCCGCCGGATGGAAGCACTAGTATGTGATCAAGGAGATGGCTTCTTAAATTTGTCAACCATGAAGGTTCCCGACAAGTTCTTATATGTCAAGAATAGAAGCTTCAATGAATGCAGAGCAGAATGTACCAGCAACTGCTCCTGTATGGCGTATGCTTACGCCAATATGAGCGCCAAGGCTATCAATGGGGATGAAACAAGGTGCCTATTATGGATGGGAGATTTGGTTGACACAGAGAAGCTCAGTGGACAAGGGGAAAACCTCTATATTCGGGTTAACAGATTGAGTG ATAAAAACTGGAGTGGCAATGTACTGAAGATTGCATTGCCGGTTGTGTCAAGTTTACTCATAATCATATGTGCGTGCCTTGTTTGGATCTGCAAGAGCGGAG GCAAACGAAGAAACAAGGAAATTTGGAAGAAGATGATGTCAGGTACTTCAATTACTGCAGCTGAACTTCGTGATGGAAACTTAAAGTATCCTTTTATTAGCTTCAGAGAGATTGTACTCGCAACAAACAATTTCTCTAACTCTAACATGCTTGGACATGGAGGTTTTGGAAGTGTTTACAAG GGGATATTAGGAGATGAAGAAATTGCTGTGAAAAGGCTTAGTAAGGGCTCTGGCCAGGGGGCACTGGAGTTCAGAAATGAAGTAATACTCATTGCGAAGTTGCAGCACCAAAACTTGGTTAGACTTCTCGGGTTCTGCATCCATGGAGATGAGAAACTATTGATATATGAATACTTAACTAACAAGAGTCTGGATGCCTTCCTTTTCG CAGATGCTACAAGAAAATCAATATTTGGTTGGCCAATAAGATTCGAAATAATCAAAGGGGTAGCTAGGGGGCTTCTTTATCTTCATCAAGATTCAAGGTTGAAGATAATTCATAGGGATCTCAAAGCAAGTAACATACTGCTAGATGCTGAAATGAGCCCTAAGATATCTGATTTTGGTATGGCGAGGATATTTGATGGCAATCAGCAACAAGGAAACACCAACCGCGTTGTTGGCACATA CGGTTACATGTCGCCAGAATATGCTTTGGAAGGTGTGTTTTCTAGCAAGTCTGATGTATATAGCTTTGGAGTTTTACTTCTAGAGATTGTGAGTGGCTCAAAGATCAGCTCTATGCACCTAAAAGCGGACTTCCCCAACATTATAGCCTAT GCATGGAGCTTATGGAAGGATGGGAGCACAAAGGATTTTGTTGACTCATCAATTGTGGAGAGCTATTCACTTAATGAAACTTCACGATGCATCCATATCGGACTCTTGTGTGTTCAGAACAGCCCAAATGCGCGGCCACTCATGTCATCAATCGTGTCCTTCCTGGAGAATGGAGATATATCACTTCCACATCCAACACAGCCAATATATTTTGCAGGAAACAACTATGAAACTGATGGAGCAGCACAGGATACCGTAAATTCTGCAGATAACATGAGCATTACAGTGCTAGAGGGGCGCTAG
- the LOC124699956 gene encoding probable allantoate deiminase, protein MKDAGLTTWIDQMGNIHGRYERSNSTDNALLIGSHMDTVIDAGMYDGALGIVCAISALKVLKVTGKLERLTRPVEVIAFSDEEGVKFQTTFLGSAAVAGILPESILQVSDKSGTTVEDVLKLNSFKATAAALGQVKYSPESVGSYVEVHLEQGPVLEALRYPLGVVKGIAGQTRLKVIVDGSQGHAGTVPMKLRRDPMVAAAELVVTLESLCKEPSRFLTYDEECGCFTEESLAGLVCTVGELLTWPSASNVIPGQVNFTVDIRAMDDVVRETIVASFSRIVMQRCDDRLVDCAVEHKHSAPATPCDAELTTQLELATRSAVSAMTPPSIGGGQRRAEPTPVLMSGAGHDAMAMARLTKVGMVFVRCRGGVSHSPEEHVAEDDVWAAGLALLRFVDQTVVAEL, encoded by the exons ATGAAAGATGCTGGACTTACGAC GTGGATTGATCAAATGGGTAACATTCATGGTCGATATGAACGGTCCAACTCGACAGATAATGCCTTATTGATTGGATCTCACATG GACACTGTAATTGATGCTGGCATGTACGATGGAGCTTTGGGCATCGTTTGTGCAATCTCTGCTCTGAAGGTTTTGAAAGTTACTGGGAAACTTGAGAGGCTAACGAGACCAGTGGAG GTGATTGCATTCAGCGATGAGGAGGGTGTTAAATTTCAGACAACATTTCTGGGAAGCGCCGCTGTAGCTGGTATTCTACCTGAATCAATTTTACAAGTATCTGACAAGAG TGGCACTACAGTTGAGGATGTTCTTAAGTTGAACTCCTTCAAGGCTACTGCCGCTGCTCTCGGTCAAGTCAAGTACAGCCCGGAGTCGGTGGGGAGTTATGTGGAG GTTCACTTGGAACAAGGGCCTGTCCTTGAAGCCCTTCGTTATCCCCTCGGTGTCGTAAAAGGAATTGCAGGGCAGACACGATTGAAG GTGATAGTAGACGGTTCTCAAGGGCATGCTGGCACGGTTCCGATGAAACTGCGGCGTGATCCGATGGTTGCGGCTGCAGAGCTGGTGGTGACCCTGGAGAGCCTGTGCAAGGAGCCCAGCAGGTTCCTGACGTACGACGAGGAGTGCGGTTGCTTCACGGAGGAGTCCCTGGCCGGGCTGGTGTGCACCGTCGGCGAGCTGCTGACGTGGCCCAGCGCGAGCAACGTCATACCAGGCCAG GTGAATTTCACGGTGGACATCCGCGCGATGGACGACGTGGTGCGGGAGACGATCGTGGCGAGCTTCTCGCGGATCGTGATGCAGAGGTGCGACGACAGGCTGGTGGACTGCGCCGTCGAGCACAAG CACTCGGCCCCGGCCACGCCGTGCGACGCGGAGCTGACGACCCAGCTGGAGCTTGCGACGCGATCggcggtgtcggcgatgacgcCGCCCAGCATCGGCGGCGGCCAGCGCAGGGCAGAGCCGACGCCGGTGCTGATGAGCGGCGCGGGGCACGACGCGATGGCGATGGCGCGGCTGACCAAGGTGGGGATGGTGTTCGTGCGGTGCCGCGGCGGCGTGAGCCACTCGCCGGAGGAGCACGTGGCGGAGGACGACGTGTGGGCGGCCGGGCTGGCGCTGCTCCGGTTCGTGGACCAGACCGTGGTGGCCGAGCTATGA
- the LOC124699932 gene encoding G-type lectin S-receptor-like serine/threonine-protein kinase At1g11330 isoform X3, with product MDSLPIHIIISLVCWSFCLLPFSASSDSRLLPGKPLSAATTIISDDGTFFLGFFSPSSSSSSTKHYYVGIWYKNTHRDNVVWVANRAIPIADPSSATLTLTNRSNLALSDTNGHLLWMTNVSTTSSSSPEATGGEATLENSGNLIIRSSQGNILWQSFDYPTDTLLPHMNLRINHKTHALQQLISWRNPQDPSPGNFSYGADPGEFLQRFIWNGSRPYRRSPVWNNYLVVGPYLESIKSTLYFTLQHIDDEVYISFGLPVPSVSSSVLVLVKMDYSGKVRIIIWNSNMSKWTDLQSEPNQECNKFGYCGPFGYCDNTQPIVTCKCLDGFEPNNKQDWTASRFSQGCRRMEALVCDQGDGFLNLSTMKVPDKFLYVKNRSFNECRAECTSNCSCMAYAYANMSAKAINGDETRCLLWMGDLVDTEKLSGQGENLYIRVNRLSDKNWSGNVLKIALPVVSSLLIIICACLVWICKSGGKRRNKEIWKKMMSGFGSVYKGILGDEEIAVKRLSKGSGQGALEFRNEVILIAKLQHQNLVRLLGFCIHGDEKLLIYEYLTNKSLDAFLFADATRKSIFGWPIRFEIIKGVARGLLYLHQDSRLKIIHRDLKASNILLDAEMSPKISDFGMARIFDGNQQQGNTNRVVGTYGYMSPEYALEGVFSSKSDVYSFGVLLLEIVSGSKISSMHLKADFPNIIAYAWSLWKDGSTKDFVDSSIVESYSLNETSRCIHIGLLCVQNSPNARPLMSSIVSFLENGDISLPHPTQPIYFAGNNYETDGAAQDTVNSADNMSITVLEGR from the exons ATGGATTCCCTTCCTATACACATAATCATCTCTCTTGTCTGTTGGTCATTTTGTTTATTGCCATTCTCTGCATCATCCGACAGCCGCCTTCTTCCCGGCAAGCCGCTTTCTGCTGCCACCACCATCATCTCCGACGACGGCACTTTTTTCCTGGGATTCTTCTCCCCatccagctccagctccagcaCAAAACATTACTACGTCGGCATATGGTACAAGAACACACACAGGGACAACGTTGTGTGGGTTGCCAACCGTGCCATACCAATCGCCGATCCTTCTTCTGCAACACTCACCTTGACCAACAGATCCAATCTCGCCTTGTCAGACACCAACGGCCATCTTCTCTGGATGACAAACGTCAGCACCACGAGCAGTTCATCGCCAGAGGCAACTGGTGGAGAAGCCACTCTTGAAAACAGCGGGAATTTAATCATTCGGTCATCACAGGGCAACATCTTATGGCAAAGCTTTGATTACCCGACCGACACACTCCTTCCACACATGAATCTCAGAATCAACCACAAGACGCATGCACTACAACAGCTCATCTCTTGGAGAAACCCCCAAGACCCATCACCGGGCAACTTCTCGTACGGTGCAGACCCTGGTGAGTTTCTGCAGCGTTTTATATGGAATGGGTCAAGGCCATACCGGCGCAGTCCAGTATGGAATAACTATTTGGTAGTCGGGCCATACCTCGAGAGTATCAAGTCCACACTTTACTTTACACTGCAACATATAGATGATGAGGTCTACATTTCCTTTGGGCTACCAGTGCCAAGTGTGTCCTCATCGGTGCTAGTGTTAGTGAAGATGGACTACTCAGGCAAGGTAAGGATAATAATCTGGAATAGCAACATGTCCAAATGGACTGACCTGCAGTCAGAACCTAACCAGGAATGCAACAAATTTGGATATTGTGGTCCATTTGGTTACTGCGATAACACACAGCCTATTGTGACGTGCAAGTGTCTTGATGGCTTTGAGCCAAACAACAAACAGGATTGGACCGCAAGTAGGTTTTCGCAGGGATGCCGCCGGATGGAAGCACTAGTATGTGATCAAGGAGATGGCTTCTTAAATTTGTCAACCATGAAGGTTCCCGACAAGTTCTTATATGTCAAGAATAGAAGCTTCAATGAATGCAGAGCAGAATGTACCAGCAACTGCTCCTGTATGGCGTATGCTTACGCCAATATGAGCGCCAAGGCTATCAATGGGGATGAAACAAGGTGCCTATTATGGATGGGAGATTTGGTTGACACAGAGAAGCTCAGTGGACAAGGGGAAAACCTCTATATTCGGGTTAACAGATTGAGTG ATAAAAACTGGAGTGGCAATGTACTGAAGATTGCATTGCCGGTTGTGTCAAGTTTACTCATAATCATATGTGCGTGCCTTGTTTGGATCTGCAAGAGCGGAG GCAAACGAAGAAACAAGGAAATTTGGAAGAAGATGATGTCAG GTTTTGGAAGTGTTTACAAG GGGATATTAGGAGATGAAGAAATTGCTGTGAAAAGGCTTAGTAAGGGCTCTGGCCAGGGGGCACTGGAGTTCAGAAATGAAGTAATACTCATTGCGAAGTTGCAGCACCAAAACTTGGTTAGACTTCTCGGGTTCTGCATCCATGGAGATGAGAAACTATTGATATATGAATACTTAACTAACAAGAGTCTGGATGCCTTCCTTTTCG CAGATGCTACAAGAAAATCAATATTTGGTTGGCCAATAAGATTCGAAATAATCAAAGGGGTAGCTAGGGGGCTTCTTTATCTTCATCAAGATTCAAGGTTGAAGATAATTCATAGGGATCTCAAAGCAAGTAACATACTGCTAGATGCTGAAATGAGCCCTAAGATATCTGATTTTGGTATGGCGAGGATATTTGATGGCAATCAGCAACAAGGAAACACCAACCGCGTTGTTGGCACATA CGGTTACATGTCGCCAGAATATGCTTTGGAAGGTGTGTTTTCTAGCAAGTCTGATGTATATAGCTTTGGAGTTTTACTTCTAGAGATTGTGAGTGGCTCAAAGATCAGCTCTATGCACCTAAAAGCGGACTTCCCCAACATTATAGCCTAT GCATGGAGCTTATGGAAGGATGGGAGCACAAAGGATTTTGTTGACTCATCAATTGTGGAGAGCTATTCACTTAATGAAACTTCACGATGCATCCATATCGGACTCTTGTGTGTTCAGAACAGCCCAAATGCGCGGCCACTCATGTCATCAATCGTGTCCTTCCTGGAGAATGGAGATATATCACTTCCACATCCAACACAGCCAATATATTTTGCAGGAAACAACTATGAAACTGATGGAGCAGCACAGGATACCGTAAATTCTGCAGATAACATGAGCATTACAGTGCTAGAGGGGCGCTAG
- the LOC124699932 gene encoding G-type lectin S-receptor-like serine/threonine-protein kinase B120 isoform X2 translates to MDSLPIHIIISLVCWSFCLLPFSASSDSRLLPGKPLSAATTIISDDGTFFLGFFSPSSSSSSTKHYYVGIWYKNTHRDNVVWVANRAIPIADPSSATLTLTNRSNLALSDTNGHLLWMTNVSTTSSSSPEATGGEATLENSGNLIIRSSQGNILWQSFDYPTDTLLPHMNLRINHKTHALQQLISWRNPQDPSPGNFSYGADPGEFLQRFIWNGSRPYRRSPVWNNYLVVGPYLESIKSTLYFTLQHIDDEVYISFGLPVPSVSSSVLVLVKMDYSGKVRIIIWNSNMSKWTDLQSEPNQECNKFGYCGPFGYCDNTQPIVTCKCLDGFEPNNKQDWTASRFSQGCRRMEALVCDQGDGFLNLSTMKVPDKFLYVKNRSFNECRAECTSNCSCMAYAYANMSAKAINGDETRCLLWMGDLVDTEKLSGQGENLYIRVNRLSDKNWSGNVLKIALPVVSSLLIIICACLVWICKSGGKRRNKEIWKKMMSGTSITAAELRDGNLKYPFISFREIVLATNNFSNSNMLGHGGFGSVYKGILGDEEIAVKRLSKGSGQGALEFRNEVILIAKLQHQNLVRLLGFCIHGDEKLLIYEYLTNKSLDAFLFDATRKSIFGWPIRFEIIKGVARGLLYLHQDSRLKIIHRDLKASNILLDAEMSPKISDFGMARIFDGNQQQGNTNRVVGTYGYMSPEYALEGVFSSKSDVYSFGVLLLEIVSGSKISSMHLKADFPNIIAYAWSLWKDGSTKDFVDSSIVESYSLNETSRCIHIGLLCVQNSPNARPLMSSIVSFLENGDISLPHPTQPIYFAGNNYETDGAAQDTVNSADNMSITVLEGR, encoded by the exons ATGGATTCCCTTCCTATACACATAATCATCTCTCTTGTCTGTTGGTCATTTTGTTTATTGCCATTCTCTGCATCATCCGACAGCCGCCTTCTTCCCGGCAAGCCGCTTTCTGCTGCCACCACCATCATCTCCGACGACGGCACTTTTTTCCTGGGATTCTTCTCCCCatccagctccagctccagcaCAAAACATTACTACGTCGGCATATGGTACAAGAACACACACAGGGACAACGTTGTGTGGGTTGCCAACCGTGCCATACCAATCGCCGATCCTTCTTCTGCAACACTCACCTTGACCAACAGATCCAATCTCGCCTTGTCAGACACCAACGGCCATCTTCTCTGGATGACAAACGTCAGCACCACGAGCAGTTCATCGCCAGAGGCAACTGGTGGAGAAGCCACTCTTGAAAACAGCGGGAATTTAATCATTCGGTCATCACAGGGCAACATCTTATGGCAAAGCTTTGATTACCCGACCGACACACTCCTTCCACACATGAATCTCAGAATCAACCACAAGACGCATGCACTACAACAGCTCATCTCTTGGAGAAACCCCCAAGACCCATCACCGGGCAACTTCTCGTACGGTGCAGACCCTGGTGAGTTTCTGCAGCGTTTTATATGGAATGGGTCAAGGCCATACCGGCGCAGTCCAGTATGGAATAACTATTTGGTAGTCGGGCCATACCTCGAGAGTATCAAGTCCACACTTTACTTTACACTGCAACATATAGATGATGAGGTCTACATTTCCTTTGGGCTACCAGTGCCAAGTGTGTCCTCATCGGTGCTAGTGTTAGTGAAGATGGACTACTCAGGCAAGGTAAGGATAATAATCTGGAATAGCAACATGTCCAAATGGACTGACCTGCAGTCAGAACCTAACCAGGAATGCAACAAATTTGGATATTGTGGTCCATTTGGTTACTGCGATAACACACAGCCTATTGTGACGTGCAAGTGTCTTGATGGCTTTGAGCCAAACAACAAACAGGATTGGACCGCAAGTAGGTTTTCGCAGGGATGCCGCCGGATGGAAGCACTAGTATGTGATCAAGGAGATGGCTTCTTAAATTTGTCAACCATGAAGGTTCCCGACAAGTTCTTATATGTCAAGAATAGAAGCTTCAATGAATGCAGAGCAGAATGTACCAGCAACTGCTCCTGTATGGCGTATGCTTACGCCAATATGAGCGCCAAGGCTATCAATGGGGATGAAACAAGGTGCCTATTATGGATGGGAGATTTGGTTGACACAGAGAAGCTCAGTGGACAAGGGGAAAACCTCTATATTCGGGTTAACAGATTGAGTG ATAAAAACTGGAGTGGCAATGTACTGAAGATTGCATTGCCGGTTGTGTCAAGTTTACTCATAATCATATGTGCGTGCCTTGTTTGGATCTGCAAGAGCGGAG GCAAACGAAGAAACAAGGAAATTTGGAAGAAGATGATGTCAGGTACTTCAATTACTGCAGCTGAACTTCGTGATGGAAACTTAAAGTATCCTTTTATTAGCTTCAGAGAGATTGTACTCGCAACAAACAATTTCTCTAACTCTAACATGCTTGGACATGGAGGTTTTGGAAGTGTTTACAAG GGGATATTAGGAGATGAAGAAATTGCTGTGAAAAGGCTTAGTAAGGGCTCTGGCCAGGGGGCACTGGAGTTCAGAAATGAAGTAATACTCATTGCGAAGTTGCAGCACCAAAACTTGGTTAGACTTCTCGGGTTCTGCATCCATGGAGATGAGAAACTATTGATATATGAATACTTAACTAACAAGAGTCTGGATGCCTTCCTTTTCG ATGCTACAAGAAAATCAATATTTGGTTGGCCAATAAGATTCGAAATAATCAAAGGGGTAGCTAGGGGGCTTCTTTATCTTCATCAAGATTCAAGGTTGAAGATAATTCATAGGGATCTCAAAGCAAGTAACATACTGCTAGATGCTGAAATGAGCCCTAAGATATCTGATTTTGGTATGGCGAGGATATTTGATGGCAATCAGCAACAAGGAAACACCAACCGCGTTGTTGGCACATA CGGTTACATGTCGCCAGAATATGCTTTGGAAGGTGTGTTTTCTAGCAAGTCTGATGTATATAGCTTTGGAGTTTTACTTCTAGAGATTGTGAGTGGCTCAAAGATCAGCTCTATGCACCTAAAAGCGGACTTCCCCAACATTATAGCCTAT GCATGGAGCTTATGGAAGGATGGGAGCACAAAGGATTTTGTTGACTCATCAATTGTGGAGAGCTATTCACTTAATGAAACTTCACGATGCATCCATATCGGACTCTTGTGTGTTCAGAACAGCCCAAATGCGCGGCCACTCATGTCATCAATCGTGTCCTTCCTGGAGAATGGAGATATATCACTTCCACATCCAACACAGCCAATATATTTTGCAGGAAACAACTATGAAACTGATGGAGCAGCACAGGATACCGTAAATTCTGCAGATAACATGAGCATTACAGTGCTAGAGGGGCGCTAG